DNA sequence from the Actinacidiphila yeochonensis CN732 genome:
CGAGGGTGAAGGTGCCTGCCGCTTCCGCGGGCTGGTTCGTTCCCATCTCAGTTCTCCGTGGTGATGGTGGCGGATGTGGTGGATGTGGTGGTCAGGCGGGCTGACCGGCGGGCGGGCCGAGGGCTCACCGCGCGTCCGTCGCGTCGTTCCAGGGGCGCCAGCGGCCGGAGCCGTCGACGGTTCCGAGCTGCTGGTCCGCGAAGTGGACGCCGTAGCCGAAGACCCCGTCCTGGGAGAGGAGTTCGACGAGTCGGCGGCGCGAGCGCTCGGCCTCGGCGCGGTCCTGGTCGAGGACGACGTCCCAGTCGGGGTGCTCGACCTGGACGGGTGAGTGCATGGCGTCGCCGAAGGCCACGATCCGGCGGCCGTCGCCGGTGTCGAGGATCCAGGCCGTGTGCCCGGTGGTGTGTCCGGGCAGGGCCCAGGCGCGGACGCCCTCGGCGATCTCCGTCCCGTCGGCCACGGCGGTGGTCCGCTCGCCCTGTCCGGCGAGCCGCGGGCCGGCCGCCGGGTCCAGGCCCTCCAGTTCGCCCTCCCCGACGATCCACCGTGCGTGGGGGAAGAAGCTGCGCGGGTCGTCGACCGCGTCGGGCCGGGCCCAGCCGGTGTGGTCGTCGTGCAGGTGGGTGAAGGCGACCGTCTCCAGGGTCGCCGGGTCGACGCCGAGGCGCGCCAGACCGTCGGGCAGGTCCTGCACGTGGTCGAAGCGGTGCTGGAAGTGCTCCAGCTCCTCGCCCGAGATGCGGCCGTGGCCGGCGTCGAGGAGCAGGCGGGTGCCGCGGCGCTCGACCAGCAGCGCGCCGCAGCTCATGGCCAGATGGCCCCTGTCCGTCATGTGCGGACGGTGCGGCGTCCAGTGTCCGTCCTCGGTGGCGGGGTAGACGCGCGTGGGGATCATGTGGACGCCGGCGTCGGGAAGGTAGCTCAGGGTGAGCTCCCCGACGGTACGGGTCCAGGGGCCCGGCATCCGGTACCCCGAGGGGTCGGTGCCGTCTTCCCGAGGGGTGCCTGTGGTGGTCGGCGGGTACGTGGCCATGGGGAGTTGGCTTCTCCGGTCTTGTTCCGATGGGTGGGGGTGGGGGTGGGGATGGGAGTGGAGGTGGGGGTGGGGATGCGGCGTGGTCACCGCGTGATGACGCGTATCGGGGTGCCCGCGGCGTGGGCGAGGACGTCGTCGAGCGCGTCGCGGTAGAAGGTCTCGTAGGTCCCGGCGCTGACGTAGCCGAGATGCGGGGTGAGCACCGTCCGCGGCACGTCCCGCCAGGCGGAGGCGGCAGGCAGCGGTTCGGTCCAGTGGACGTCCAGAGCGGCTCCGCCCAGGCGCCCGGCTTCCAGGGCGGCGCGCAGCGCCGGCTCGTCGACCAGGCGGGCCCGCGAGGTGTTGACCAGGAGCGCGTCCGGCCGCATGAGGGCGAGTTCGTCCGGCCCGATGAGCCCGGCGGTGCGCGGCGAGAGCTGGAGGTGGAGCGTCACCACGTCCGAGGTGGCGAGCAGTTCCCGCTTGCCGACGGGGGCGACGCCCAGGGCCTGCGCGTGCTGGACGTCGAGGTGGGCGCTCCAGGCGACGACGTCCATGCCGAACGCGAGCCCGACCTGGGCCACGCGGCTTCCCACGTTCCCCAGCCCGATGACTCCGAGGCGGGCCCCGTGCAGGTCGCGTCCGACGGTCTGCTGCCAGGCGCCGCCGCGCAGGCCGGAGTCCTCGGCGGGGATGGAGCGGGCCAGGGCGTGGATCAGGCCCCAGGTGAGCTCGGCTGTCGGGGTCAGCCCTGCCGCCCGCGTACCCGACACCACGATTCCCCCGCGCGCGGCGGCGTCCAGGTCGATGGCCGCGTTGCTCTGGCCGGTGGTGACCAGCAGGCGCAGGTTCGGCAGCGCGTCGAGCACCTCGGCCGGGAAGGCGGTGCGTTCACGCATGGCCACGACGACGTCGAACGGCCGCAGCGCGGCGACCACCTCCGCCGGGCCGCCCAGGTGCTCGGTGAAGACGGTGAGGCGGGCGCCGTCGGGCAGGGCGCTCCAGTCGGCGTACCGGTGGGCGGCCTGCTGGTAGTCGTCCAGGATTGCCACGCGGTGGATCTCAGGCACGAGCGGTCTCCTTCGAAGACGGGTTCTCCCGGTCGGCGCCCGCAGGGGTCTCGCCGGTTGTGGTCCCGCCGATGGCGGTCCCGTGGGCGGCGGTCTCGCGGACGTCGGACCCGTGGGCGGAAGTCCCGTCCGCGGGGGGCTCGTCCGCGGGGGTGCGGACGCTCTCGTCGGCCGACGGGTCGGCGAGCGGTTCCTGGGGGCTGGGGCTGCGGAGTTCGAGCACCCAGATCCCGACGCCGACCAGCGCGACCACGGCACCGAGCGCGCACACGCCTCCCCAGCCGACGAGCGAGTACAGCGTCGACGCCAGCGCGGAGGAGACGGTGCTCCCGGCGAACGAGGCGACCATGAGGGCCGTGGTCACCCGGCTGCGCGCGTGCGGGACCCGGCGGTAGAGGGCGCTCTGGTGGCTGATCAGCAGGGTCTGCTGGGCGAGGTTGAGCGCCATGATGCCGACGATCAGCGCGATCACGCCGCCCGCGCCGCCGGTGCCGGCGATGGCGAGCACGCCCCAGCTGGCCGTCAGCAGGACGAGTCCGCCGGTCGCCAGCTGACGGCCGCGGCCGCGGTCCGCCAGCCGGCCGGCCACCACCGCTCCGGCGGCTCCGGCCACTCCGGCCAGGCCGAACAGGCCGATGACGGCGGGGCCGAATCCGTAGCGCGGGCCGGCGAGCAGGAAGGACGACGCGGTCCACAGGATGGTGAAGCAGCCCATGCCGACCGCGGCCAGGCCCATGCGCCGGCGCAGCAGCGACTCGGTCCGCACCAGCGTCAGCACCGAGCGCAGCAGTTGGGGGTAGGGGGTGGTCACCGTCGGCGGCACCGGGCGCAGGACCACCCGCAGGATGACCGCCAGCGCCACCATCAGGACCGCCGCGAAGACGAACACCAGCCGCCAGCTGCCGTACTGGGCGAGGACTCCGGCGACGGTACGCGCGAGCATGATGCCGACGAGCAGCCCGCTCATCACCGTGCCCACCACCGACCCGCGATTGTGGTCGGAGGCCAGCGACGCGGCCATCGGTACCACGATCTGCGAGACGGCGGAGGTCACGCCGACCAGCGCGGCCGCGACGTACAGCGGGCCCAGCGAGGGCGACACGGCGGCTCCGACGAGGGCGAGGGCGCTCAGACCGAGGAGCACGCTCACCAGTCGGCGCCGTTCGAGCACGTCGCCCAGCGGCACGAGCAGCGCCAGCGAGACGGCGTAACCGATCTGGGAAGCGGTGACGACCAGCCCGCCCGCACCCTCCGAGACCCCCAACGCGCGGGAGATGACTGGCAGCAGCGGCTGCGCGTAGTAGATGTTGGCCACCGCTGCGCCACAGACGACCGCCAGCAGCAGCACGGTGGTGCGGCGCAGCGGGGGCTGGACGGCGGAACCGTCCCGCCCGAGTTGTGGATTGTTCATACCAGAACAATCACTCCACCCCCCGGGGCCCGTCAAGGACTTCCAGAAAGATCGATCCATAAGTGGCGCGCGTCACAGGCCGGAGGGGGTGGACCGCAGGTGAGACGGCGGGGCGGGCGGATCGAGGGGCATCGCCAACGACTTCCAGATCGGTTATTCTCGAATGCCACGCCATGAAGGAGGTCACCAATGCCCCGGACCGGAAGGCCGCGCGAATTCGACCTCGACGAGGCCCTGGACGCCGCACTCCTGGTGTTCTGGGAGCACGGCTACGAGGCGACGTCGGTGGGCCAGCTGCGGGAGGCCACGGGCTTGTCCTCGGGGAGCATCTACGGGGCCTTCTCCTCCAAGCAGGGCCTGTTCGAGGCCGTCGTGGAGCGCTACGCCACGACGTTCGGGCAGGTCACGGGTCCGGCGTCGTGTCCGGACCTGGCGCCGCGGGAGGCCGTCGAGCTGACCTTGCGCCAGTCGGTCCTGATGCAGACCGACACCGCCCACCCGCGCGGCTGCCTCCTCGTGTCGTCCGGCGCGCCGGCGCGGCCGGAGGACCGCCAGATCCGGGAACTGCTCAGCGAACGGCGGTCGAGGGACCGGCGCAACCTGATCGCGTGCGTGCGGCGTGGCATCGACCTCGGCGAGCTTCCCGCCGACCTGGACGCCGAGGCGCTGGGATCGGCGTTCCACACGTTCCTCGTCGGTATCTCGACGCAGGCGCTGGACGGCGTGCAGCCCGAAACGCTCGACACGGCCGTCGGCTACCTGATGGGCCTGTGGGACCTCCTCGCCGAACCCCAGCGATCAGCGGAAGCCTGAGACGCCACCGCCCACCGCCCACCGCCCACCGCCCACCGGGCACCGGGCACCGCCCACCGAGGCGCCGAGGCACCGGGGCGCCGGCTGCCGGCTCCGCTTGAGCGGGCGCCGGTGATGGGTGTTCGCTGGAAGGGACCGGTGGTGCGACGACGGAAGCCCCCGGACCCGTGGCACCCTGCCGCCGTACCGCGCCCCGCCCCACCGCGCCCCAGACGGACGTCACGGAAGTGGTGAAGATGAAAGCCGTCGTGTACGAGAAACCCTTCGCCGTCAGGGTGGCGGAGGTCGATGACCCCTCCGTCCAGCACCCGAACGACGTCGTCGTCCGCGTCACGTCCAGCGCGATCTGCGGCTCCGACCTGCACATGTACGAGGGCCGCACGGCCGCCGAGGCCGGCATCGTGTTCGGCCACGAGAACCTGGGCGTCATCGAGGAGACCGGCCCCGGCGTTGCCTCCCTGAAGGTGGGCGACCGGGTGGTCATGCCCTTCAACGTCGCCTGCGGCTTCTGCAAGAACTGCCTGGCCGGCAACACCGGCTTCTGCCTGACCGTGAACCCCGGGTTCGCCGGGGGCGCCTACGGCTACGTGGCGATGGGCCCGTACCGGGGCGGCCAGGCCGAGCGGCTGCGGGTGCCGTTCGCCGACTTCAACTGCCTCACGCTGCCCCCGGGCGAGCAGTTCGAGACCGACTTCGTGCTGCTGGCCGACATCTTCCCGACCGGCTACCACGGCTGCGAGCTGGCCGGAGTGGCGCCCGGCGAGAGCGTGGCCGTCTACGGCGCCGGGCCGGTCGGCCTGATGGCCGCGTACTCGGCGCTGCTGCGCGGCGCGGCGAAGGTCTTCGTCGTCGACCGGGTGCCCGAGCGGCTGGCCAAGGCCGAGCAGATCGGGGCCGTGCCGGTCGACTTCACGGCCGGCGACCCGGCCGGGCAGATCCGCGACCTGACCGGCGACGAGGGCACCGACAAGGGCGTCGACGCGGTCGGCTACCAGGCCCAGGGCCACGAGGGCGGCCGCGAGGAGCCCGCCGTGGTGCTCAACGCGCTGGTCGACACGGTCCGTCCCACCGGCCGGCTCGGCGTGCCCGGCCTGTACGTGCCCTCCGACCCCGGCGGACCGGACGAGCACGCCAAGCACGGCCGGCTCCTCGTCTCCATCGGCAAGATGTTCGAGAAGGGCCAGCAGGTGGGCACCGGCCAGTGCAACGTCAAGCGCTACAACCGGCAGCTGCGCGACCTGATCACCGCCGGCCGGGCCCGGCCCAGCTTCGTGGTCTCCCACGAACTGCCGCTGGAGCAGGCGCCGATGGCGTACGAGAAGTTCGACCAGCGGATCGAGGGCTACACCAAGGTGGTGCTGCACCCGGCCCTCGCCGCGTAGCCGGCACCCCGGCACCCCCGGTGCCCCCGACAGGTGGGGGCGGGCCGGAGCCGTCGGGGACGGCCCGGCCCGTACCGCTCAGCGGCCGTGTCAGCGGCTGCGTCAAGCAACCGCGTTCAGTGGCCGCGTTCAGTGGCCGCGTTCAGTGGCCGCGGGCGATCCACTCCTCCAGGTGCGGAGCCTCCGCGCCGATGGTGGTGGTCTCGCCGTGCCCGGTGCGCACCACCGTCTCCGGGGGCAGCGTCAGCAGCCGGTCCCGGATCGAGGCGGTGATCGTCGGGAAGTCGCTGAACGACCGGCCCGTGGCGCCCGGCCCGCCGGCGAAGAGGGTGTCACCGGTGAAGACGGAGTTCAGGCCCGGCGCGTACAGGCTCACGGCGCCCGGGGTGTGGCCGGGCGTGTGCAGCACGGTCAGCTCCTGACCGGCCACCGTGATCACCTGCCCGTCGTGCAGCTCGCCGTCGGGGACCACGCCCCGGTTGGTGAGCCGCCACACCTCCAGGTCGGCCGGGTGCATCAGGACGGGCGCGCCGGTCAGCTCGGCGAGCGCCGGCGCGGCGCCCACGTGGTCGTCGTGGGCGTGGGTGCACACGATCGCCAGCAGCTCGCGGTCGCCGACGGCGGCGGCGATGGCCTCGGCGTCGTGCGGCGCGTCCAGGACGACGGCCTCGCGGTCGTCGCCGATGATCCACACGTTGTTGTCGACGTCCCAGGAGCCGCCGTCCAGCGAGAACGTGCCCGAGGTGACCAGCAGGTCGATCGCGGCGCTCACAGCTGCACCACCGAACGCAGCACGTCGCCACCGGCCATCCGCCCGAAGGCCGCTTCCACGTCGCCCAGACCGATCGTCTCGCTGACGAAGGCGTCGAGGTCGAGCCGGCCCTGCAGGTAGAGGTCGATCAGCATCGGGAAGTCCCGGGAGGGCAGGCAGTCGCCGTACCAGGACGACTTCAGCGCGCCGCCCCGTCCGAAGACGTCCAGCAGCGGCAGTTCGAGCTTCATCTCCGGCGTCGGCACCCCCACCAGCACCACCGTGCCGGCCAGGTCGCGGGCGTAGAACGCCTGCTTGTACGTCTCCGGGCGGCCCACCGCGTCGATCACCACGTCGGCGCCGAAGCCCTCGGTCAGCTCGCGGATCGCCTCGACCGGATCGCCCGCGCCCGCGTCCACCGTGTGGGTG
Encoded proteins:
- a CDS encoding D-2-hydroxyacid dehydrogenase family protein encodes the protein MPEIHRVAILDDYQQAAHRYADWSALPDGARLTVFTEHLGGPAEVVAALRPFDVVVAMRERTAFPAEVLDALPNLRLLVTTGQSNAAIDLDAAARGGIVVSGTRAAGLTPTAELTWGLIHALARSIPAEDSGLRGGAWQQTVGRDLHGARLGVIGLGNVGSRVAQVGLAFGMDVVAWSAHLDVQHAQALGVAPVGKRELLATSDVVTLHLQLSPRTAGLIGPDELALMRPDALLVNTSRARLVDEPALRAALEAGRLGGAALDVHWTEPLPAASAWRDVPRTVLTPHLGYVSAGTYETFYRDALDDVLAHAAGTPIRVITR
- a CDS encoding MFS transporter → MNNPQLGRDGSAVQPPLRRTTVLLLAVVCGAAVANIYYAQPLLPVISRALGVSEGAGGLVVTASQIGYAVSLALLVPLGDVLERRRLVSVLLGLSALALVGAAVSPSLGPLYVAAALVGVTSAVSQIVVPMAASLASDHNRGSVVGTVMSGLLVGIMLARTVAGVLAQYGSWRLVFVFAAVLMVALAVILRVVLRPVPPTVTTPYPQLLRSVLTLVRTESLLRRRMGLAAVGMGCFTILWTASSFLLAGPRYGFGPAVIGLFGLAGVAGAAGAVVAGRLADRGRGRQLATGGLVLLTASWGVLAIAGTGGAGGVIALIVGIMALNLAQQTLLISHQSALYRRVPHARSRVTTALMVASFAGSTVSSALASTLYSLVGWGGVCALGAVVALVGVGIWVLELRSPSPQEPLADPSADESVRTPADEPPADGTSAHGSDVRETAAHGTAIGGTTTGETPAGADRENPSSKETARA
- a CDS encoding glutathione-independent formaldehyde dehydrogenase encodes the protein MKAVVYEKPFAVRVAEVDDPSVQHPNDVVVRVTSSAICGSDLHMYEGRTAAEAGIVFGHENLGVIEETGPGVASLKVGDRVVMPFNVACGFCKNCLAGNTGFCLTVNPGFAGGAYGYVAMGPYRGGQAERLRVPFADFNCLTLPPGEQFETDFVLLADIFPTGYHGCELAGVAPGESVAVYGAGPVGLMAAYSALLRGAAKVFVVDRVPERLAKAEQIGAVPVDFTAGDPAGQIRDLTGDEGTDKGVDAVGYQAQGHEGGREEPAVVLNALVDTVRPTGRLGVPGLYVPSDPGGPDEHAKHGRLLVSIGKMFEKGQQVGTGQCNVKRYNRQLRDLITAGRARPSFVVSHELPLEQAPMAYEKFDQRIEGYTKVVLHPALAA
- a CDS encoding TetR/AcrR family transcriptional regulator codes for the protein MPRTGRPREFDLDEALDAALLVFWEHGYEATSVGQLREATGLSSGSIYGAFSSKQGLFEAVVERYATTFGQVTGPASCPDLAPREAVELTLRQSVLMQTDTAHPRGCLLVSSGAPARPEDRQIRELLSERRSRDRRNLIACVRRGIDLGELPADLDAEALGSAFHTFLVGISTQALDGVQPETLDTAVGYLMGLWDLLAEPQRSAEA
- a CDS encoding MBL fold metallo-hydrolase — translated: MSAAIDLLVTSGTFSLDGGSWDVDNNVWIIGDDREAVVLDAPHDAEAIAAAVGDRELLAIVCTHAHDDHVGAAPALAELTGAPVLMHPADLEVWRLTNRGVVPDGELHDGQVITVAGQELTVLHTPGHTPGAVSLYAPGLNSVFTGDTLFAGGPGATGRSFSDFPTITASIRDRLLTLPPETVVRTGHGETTTIGAEAPHLEEWIARGH
- a CDS encoding MBL fold metallo-hydrolase; the protein is MATYPPTTTGTPREDGTDPSGYRMPGPWTRTVGELTLSYLPDAGVHMIPTRVYPATEDGHWTPHRPHMTDRGHLAMSCGALLVERRGTRLLLDAGHGRISGEELEHFQHRFDHVQDLPDGLARLGVDPATLETVAFTHLHDDHTGWARPDAVDDPRSFFPHARWIVGEGELEGLDPAAGPRLAGQGERTTAVADGTEIAEGVRAWALPGHTTGHTAWILDTGDGRRIVAFGDAMHSPVQVEHPDWDVVLDQDRAEAERSRRRLVELLSQDGVFGYGVHFADQQLGTVDGSGRWRPWNDATDAR